From a single Triplophysa rosa linkage group LG1, Trosa_1v2, whole genome shotgun sequence genomic region:
- the helz2c gene encoding helicase with zinc finger domain 2 isoform X2 produces MYLLRPDMKPEHEFYQEYSKVELEELIATNPYDYKHCNLEMKRHDLAYARPIHEPDVCITISGRENVGRSFPGDEVCVEIESREQSPQEGEVLKGKVTGLMNRDIDNLTFICRMMEHQNFQTTKLVTPVHNNMTRILTIQKMSGHVEIREQKNGWWVTKQFIKDSGNHEMLFVKVMKWENKKYPLGVVTGVIDDAVQLLKFQLGCKDPPSFKPQEPENAKKRKDLCDAITFTVDPSTAQDLDDAISVTKINDDTYQIGIHITDVASCIKKDSKPDEFARELGKTIYTQEKEEVTFMFSRELSEEHLSLIPGEKRKAISLLIDIDKEMSNIVSWRFALTHVMSNERLSYEDADKIIQEYRFDTTEPLQFSGVEDCVAVACHFSEVHRKFRLEGGWPLEKQPGQSCSHAMVEELMNLYNNAVAEELLSKDITRDLTPLRCHRQPDPEQLEQFQEKYSDLIPMSLYFSSMCEATESIGQGAEEVWSTLEFNSIRNIRDNDKGQVILLNIFTSIFEKMEVFAQNKDYYSLMQLLTSDEIHPTLWHMVQEFHDIQRKAVILRSCSSVDSRLGHYDLRLNAYTWASSPMRRYLDLILQRLLHTILSKNEIKQPDYTKVEIDEFCQSGTEVEEKHDAQVLMLRKIQPPSFKTVVRLAVVDQLIRDKHDFTISFPLHPMSEAIDIMYRHLKVVSQPKYNEENNSTTLVWKRRVYSFKSSQISYISKPIKNVIPVSGNMWQKLLSVTKEEDWAKIGQCLRDMKAEAKNETSSLVKDETSSTEKHLKVLTMELKLGMVVQVQIGTELKDGFKAPVVKLLNINENFEICLEHSRNPTECFSRVVCKASQPSYGSYKEYQSIWSRLCQIDTAYNALEENNSVLIEDVPIKWIGDEKGLFHITKTQKKLWSLQFDLRNCFLCIRLRHQKEANCNKGAKPSNCSEDLDLQGPLPFTWVAHGVATKSMEPKDKNKEQASGQINFEIIQSSMHVIPPKVLDRKTRFTIEVIPKKIPYLLREQAVAKLGQANELLKSVATGQLEDVICDDADQKISLYTMDKSLKLPSLNKSQQRAVEEALRKPFTVIQGPPGTGKTVVGIHIVYQFFNKNKEFLSTSSDSSCASQKQQKKPAILYCGPSNKSVDIVAEQLLKLKGVLKPLRIHCDQMEMRMYPYPGSDLKLCRKSLRDETPKEELRDITLMYLVRKPENPFSEKIKDFEKNMTEDQIDSYRKLLKEAQQHEIQKYDVILCTCSSALNPNLQVMDFRQILIDECAMATEPEAFIPLVAHNPQQHEEICRFPSEEFYKGQLKTAAKRGPCCLLNKYKLRTAIVFGHVDGKEESLVVSTEQGNENSMKNAEEAKQAVRVANLLIKRSRVNPDHIAILTPYNAQVSNIREQLQNCDIENVTVCTIMKSQGSEWPYVILSTVRSCSMTDTDMNRSSQAWLCKRLGFITDENLVNVAITRAQDGLCILGNSDLLRCSDLWKKILDHYDREECVVNPASDIQVQSECEAADRDTVKSSAI; encoded by the exons ATGTATTTGTTGAGGCCAGATATGAAGCCTGAACATGAGTTTTACCAGGAATACAGCAAGGTAGAACTGGAAGAATTGATAGCCACCAATCCATATGACTACAAACACTGTAATCTAGAAATGAAAAGACATGATCTGGCATATGCCAGGCCTATTCATGAGCCGGACGTCTGTATTACAATCAGTGGAAGAGAAAATGTGGGCAGATCTTTTCCTGGTGATGAAGTCTGTGTGGAGATTGAGAGCAGAGAACAGTCTCCGCAGGAAGGTGAAGTGCTAAAGGGAAAAGTCACTGGATTGATGAACAGAGATATAGACAACCTTACCTTCATCTGTAGGATGATGGAACACCAAAACTTCCAAACTACCAAACTTGTCACGCCTGTTCACAATAACATGACCAGAATATTGACAATTCAAAAAATGTCTGGACACGTTGAAATACGAGAACAGAAGAATGGATGGTGGGTGACGAAGCAATTCATTAAGGATTCTGGGAATCATGAAATGTTATTTGTCAAGGTTATGAAAtgggaaaacaaaaaatatccTCTCGGGGTGGTTACAGGAGTAATTGATGATGCTGTTCAGCTTCTCAAGTTCCAGCTTGGCTGTAAAGATCCGCCATCATTCAAACCACAAGAACCTGAAAATGCTAAGAAAAGGAAAGATTTGTGTGACGCCATAACTTTCACAGTTGACCCTAGTACAGCTCAAGACCTGGATGATGCCATTAGTGTTACTAAAATCAATGATGACACCTACCAGATAGGTATTCATATCACAGATGTGGCGAGTTGCATTAAAAAAGATAGTAAGCCAGATGAATTTGCCAGAGAACTTGGCAAAACCATTTACACTCAAGAGAAGGAAGAGGTGACCTTCATGTTCTCAAGAGAACTGAGTGAAGAGCATTTAAGTTTGATACCAGGAGAAAAACGTAAAGCCATATCTTTGCTAATAGACATTGACAAGGAAATGAGCAATATTGTATCCTGGCGCTTTGCTTTAACCCACGTTATGTCTAATGAACGTCTGTCATATGAAGATGCAGACAAAATAATTCAGGAATATCGCTTCGATACCACAGAGCCTCTGCAGTTCTCCGGCGTGGAGGACTGTGTAGCCGTTGCCTGCCATTTCTCTGAAGTGCACAGAAAGTTCAGGTTGGAAGGGGGGTGGCCCTTAGAGAAGCAACCAGGGCAGAGTTGCTCTCACGCCATGGTGGAGGAGCTCATGAACCTCTACAATAACGCTGTAGCTGAAGAACTCCTCTCTAAAGACATCACAAGGGATCTCACACCACTGAGGTGCCACAGGCAGCCAGATCCCGAACAACTGGAACAGTTTCAGGAGAAATACAGTGACCTAATTCCCATGTCACTTTACTTTTCAAGTATGTGTGAAGCAACTGAGAGTATCGGACAGGGTGCAGAGGAGGTTTGGTCAACGCTAGAATTCAACAGTATAAGGAATATCCGTGACAATGACAAGGGGCAAGTCATATTGCTGAACATTTTCACCTCTATTTTTGAGAAAATGGAAGTTTTTGCACAGAACAAAGACTACTACAGTCTGATGCAATTATTAACTTCAGACGAAATCCATCCTACCCTTTGGCATATGGTACAGGAGTTTCATGACATTCAAAGAAAAGCTGTCATTCTCCGGTCCTGCTCCTCAGTGGATTCCAGATTGGGCCATTACGACTTGCGGCTGAACGCATACACCTGGGCATCATCTCCTATGAGGCGTTATCTAGACCTGATCCTACAGAGGCTTTTGCACACCATCCTCTCtaagaatgaaataaaacaaccagATTACACAAAAGTTGAAATCGACGAGTTCTGTCAATCTGGAACAGAAGTAGAAGAGAAGCATGATGCTCAAGTTTTGATGCTGAGGAAGATTCAGCCTCCCTCTTTTAAAACCGTTGTCAGGCTAGCGGTGGTGGACCAGCTAATCCGGGATAAGCACGATTTCACAATATCATTTCCACTACATCCCATGTCAGAGGCTATCGACATCATGTACAGACACCTTAAAGTTGTGTCTCAGCCTAAATACAACGAAGAAAATAATTCCACTACTCTTGTTTGGAAGAGGCGAGTATATTCATTCAAGTCTTCCCAGATTTCATATATATCCAAGCCTATCAAAAATGTGATCCCGGTGTCCGGTAACATGTGGCAGAAGTTGTTATCTGTCACGAAAGAAGAAGACTGGGCCAAGATTGGGCAATGCCTCCGTGACATGAAAGCAGAGGCAAAAAATGAAACCTCAAGCCTTGTGAAGGATGAGACTTCTTCAACAGAGAAGCACCTGAAGGTACTAACCATGGAACTGAAGCTAGGAATGGTTGTTCAAGTGCAAATTGGGACCGAACTCAAGGATGGTTTTAAAGCACCTGTAGTGAAACTGCTCAACATTAATGAAaactttgagatctgtttggagCACTCAAGAAACCCTACTGAGTGCTTTTCCAGAGTAGTATGCAAGGCATCACAGCCCTCGTATGGAAGCTACAAGGAGTACCAAAGCATCTGGAGTCGACTCTGTCAGATAGACACAGCTTACAATGCTCTTGAAGAAAACAACAGTGTCCTAATAGAGGATGTGCCCATTAAATGGATCGGGGACGAAAAGGGTCTTTTTCACATAACGAAGACTCAAAAAAAACTATGGTCTCTACAGTTTGACCTTAGGAATTGCTTTCTATGCATCAGGCTTAGGCATCAGAAAGAAGCGAACTGTAACAAAGGAGCGAAACCATCAAATTGTTCGGAAGATTTGGACCTGCAGGGTCCACTACCTTTCACCTGGGTTGCACATGGAGTAGCCACCAAATCAATGGAGCCgaaggacaaaaacaaagagCAAGCATCAGGCCAAATTAATTTTGAGATCATACAAAGCTCTATGCATGTCATCCCACCTAAGGTTCTTGATAGGAAAACAAGATTCACCATTGAAGTCATTCCCAAAAAAATTCCATACCT ACTAAGGGAACAAGCTGTTGCAAAGTTAGGACAAGCTAACGAACTGTTGAAAAGTGTTGCCACTGGACAACTTGAAGATGTGATTTGCG ATGATGCAGATCAAAAGATCAGCTTGTACACCATGGACAAGAGCCTGAAACTGCCCTCCTTGAATAAAAGCCAACAAAGAGCAGTTGAGGAGGCTCTGAGGAAACCTTTCACAGTGATCCAAGGCCCACCAG GTACAGGGAAAACAGTTGTTGGTATTCACATTGTTTACCAgtttttcaacaaaaacaaagagttTCTATCCACTTCCTCCGATTCGTCATGTGCATCTCAGAAACAGCAAAAAAAGCCTGCTATACTGTACTGTGGACCTTCCAACAAGTCTGTGGACATTGTTGCAG AGCAGTTGTTGAAGCTAAAAGGAGTCCTCAAGCCTCTGAGAATCCACTGCGATCAGATGGAAATGCGCATGTATCCGTATCCAGGCAGCGACCTAAAGCTTTGTCGCAAATCCCTCCGTGATGAAACACCAAAAGAGGAGCTCAG GGATATTACGCTGATGTATCTTGTCCGTAAGCCTGAAAACCCTTTTTCGGAAAAAATTAAAGACtttgaaaaaaacatgacagaggATCAAATAGACAG ctACAGGAAACTGTTGAAAGAAGCTCAACAGCACGAGATTCAGAAGTACGACGTCATTCTGTGCACCTGCTCATCAGCACTGAATCCCAATCTACAGGTGATGGACTTCCGGCAGATTCTCATCGATGAATGTGCCATGGCAACGGAGCCGGAGGCTTTCATTCCTTTAGTTGCCCACAATCCACAGCAG CATGAAGAAATTTGCAGGTTTCCGTCAGAGGAGTTTTACAAAGGCCAACTAAAAACAGCAGCTAAACGTGGACCCTGTTGCCTGCTGAACAAGTACAAGCTTCGTACGGCCATCGTGTTTGGCCACGTTGACGGGAAAGAAGAAAGTTTGGTGGTGTCCACAGAACAGGGGAACGAGAACTCAATGAAAAACGCTGAAGAGGCAAAGCAGGCT GTCCGTGTGGCAAATCTTTTGATCAAGCGTTCACGTGTCAACCCTGATCATATTGCGATTCTGACTCCATATAATGCACAGGTGTCTAATATCCGAGAACAACTGCAGAATTGTGACATTGAAAATGTCACCGTTTGCACAATTATGAAAAGTCAAG GGAGCGAGTGGCCGTATGTGATCCTCTCTACTGTCCGTTCCTGCTCTATGACTGACACAGACATGAACAGATCCAGTCAAGCCTGGCTGTGCAAAAGACTCGGATTTATCACTGATGAAAATCTGGTTAATGTGGCCATAACACGTGCACAGGATGGACTTTGCATTCTGG gtaACAGTGACCTCTTAAGATGCAGTGATCTTTGGAAAAAGATCCTGGATCATTATGACAGAGAGGAGTGTGTGGTAAATCCAGCTAGTGATATTCAGGTTCAAAGCGAGTGTGAAGCTGCCGACAGAGACACCGTTAAATCCAGTGCAATTTGA
- the helz2c gene encoding helicase with zinc finger domain 2 isoform X1 has protein sequence MYLLRPDMKPEHEFYQEYSKVELEELIATNPYDYKHCNLEMKRHDLAYARPIHEPDVCITISGRENVGRSFPGDEVCVEIESREQSPQEGEVLKGKVTGLMNRDIDNLTFICRMMEHQNFQTTKLVTPVHNNMTRILTIQKMSGHVEIREQKNGWWVTKQFIKDSGNHEMLFVKVMKWENKKYPLGVVTGVIDDAVQLLKFQLGCKDPPSFKPQEPENAKKRKDLCDAITFTVDPSTAQDLDDAISVTKINDDTYQIGIHITDVASCIKKDSKPDEFARELGKTIYTQEKEEVTFMFSRELSEEHLSLIPGEKRKAISLLIDIDKEMSNIVSWRFALTHVMSNERLSYEDADKIIQEYRFDTTEPLQFSGVEDCVAVACHFSEVHRKFRLEGGWPLEKQPGQSCSHAMVEELMNLYNNAVAEELLSKDITRDLTPLRCHRQPDPEQLEQFQEKYSDLIPMSLYFSSMCEATESIGQGAEEVWSTLEFNSIRNIRDNDKGQVILLNIFTSIFEKMEVFAQNKDYYSLMQLLTSDEIHPTLWHMVQEFHDIQRKAVILRSCSSVDSRLGHYDLRLNAYTWASSPMRRYLDLILQRLLHTILSKNEIKQPDYTKVEIDEFCQSGTEVEEKHDAQVLMLRKIQPPSFKTVVRLAVVDQLIRDKHDFTISFPLHPMSEAIDIMYRHLKVVSQPKYNEENNSTTLVWKRRVYSFKSSQISYISKPIKNVIPVSGNMWQKLLSVTKEEDWAKIGQCLRDMKAEAKNETSSLVKDETSSTEKHLKVLTMELKLGMVVQVQIGTELKDGFKAPVVKLLNINENFEICLEHSRNPTECFSRVVCKASQPSYGSYKEYQSIWSRLCQIDTAYNALEENNSVLIEDVPIKWIGDEKGLFHITKTQKKLWSLQFDLRNCFLCIRLRHQKEANCNKGAKPSNCSEDLDLQGPLPFTWVAHGVATKSMEPKDKNKEQASGQINFEIIQSSMHVIPPKVLDRKTRFTIEVIPKKIPYLLREQAVAKLGQANELLKSVATGQLEDVICDDADQKISLYTMDKSLKLPSLNKSQQRAVEEALRKPFTVIQGPPGTGKTVVGIHIVYQFFNKNKEFLSTSSDSSCASQKQQKKPAILYCGPSNKSVDIVAEQLLKLKGVLKPLRIHCDQMEMRMYPYPGSDLKLCRKSLRDETPKEELRDITLMYLVRKPENPFSEKIKDFEKNMTEDQIDSYRKLLKEAQQHEIQKYDVILCTCSSALNPNLQVMDFRQILIDECAMATEPEAFIPLVAHNPQQIVLMGDHKQTRPIVQCAIVKKMGMQQSLFERYMKLALMLDTQYRMHEEICRFPSEEFYKGQLKTAAKRGPCCLLNKYKLRTAIVFGHVDGKEESLVVSTEQGNENSMKNAEEAKQAVRVANLLIKRSRVNPDHIAILTPYNAQVSNIREQLQNCDIENVTVCTIMKSQGSEWPYVILSTVRSCSMTDTDMNRSSQAWLCKRLGFITDENLVNVAITRAQDGLCILGNSDLLRCSDLWKKILDHYDREECVVNPASDIQVQSECEAADRDTVKSSAI, from the exons ATGTATTTGTTGAGGCCAGATATGAAGCCTGAACATGAGTTTTACCAGGAATACAGCAAGGTAGAACTGGAAGAATTGATAGCCACCAATCCATATGACTACAAACACTGTAATCTAGAAATGAAAAGACATGATCTGGCATATGCCAGGCCTATTCATGAGCCGGACGTCTGTATTACAATCAGTGGAAGAGAAAATGTGGGCAGATCTTTTCCTGGTGATGAAGTCTGTGTGGAGATTGAGAGCAGAGAACAGTCTCCGCAGGAAGGTGAAGTGCTAAAGGGAAAAGTCACTGGATTGATGAACAGAGATATAGACAACCTTACCTTCATCTGTAGGATGATGGAACACCAAAACTTCCAAACTACCAAACTTGTCACGCCTGTTCACAATAACATGACCAGAATATTGACAATTCAAAAAATGTCTGGACACGTTGAAATACGAGAACAGAAGAATGGATGGTGGGTGACGAAGCAATTCATTAAGGATTCTGGGAATCATGAAATGTTATTTGTCAAGGTTATGAAAtgggaaaacaaaaaatatccTCTCGGGGTGGTTACAGGAGTAATTGATGATGCTGTTCAGCTTCTCAAGTTCCAGCTTGGCTGTAAAGATCCGCCATCATTCAAACCACAAGAACCTGAAAATGCTAAGAAAAGGAAAGATTTGTGTGACGCCATAACTTTCACAGTTGACCCTAGTACAGCTCAAGACCTGGATGATGCCATTAGTGTTACTAAAATCAATGATGACACCTACCAGATAGGTATTCATATCACAGATGTGGCGAGTTGCATTAAAAAAGATAGTAAGCCAGATGAATTTGCCAGAGAACTTGGCAAAACCATTTACACTCAAGAGAAGGAAGAGGTGACCTTCATGTTCTCAAGAGAACTGAGTGAAGAGCATTTAAGTTTGATACCAGGAGAAAAACGTAAAGCCATATCTTTGCTAATAGACATTGACAAGGAAATGAGCAATATTGTATCCTGGCGCTTTGCTTTAACCCACGTTATGTCTAATGAACGTCTGTCATATGAAGATGCAGACAAAATAATTCAGGAATATCGCTTCGATACCACAGAGCCTCTGCAGTTCTCCGGCGTGGAGGACTGTGTAGCCGTTGCCTGCCATTTCTCTGAAGTGCACAGAAAGTTCAGGTTGGAAGGGGGGTGGCCCTTAGAGAAGCAACCAGGGCAGAGTTGCTCTCACGCCATGGTGGAGGAGCTCATGAACCTCTACAATAACGCTGTAGCTGAAGAACTCCTCTCTAAAGACATCACAAGGGATCTCACACCACTGAGGTGCCACAGGCAGCCAGATCCCGAACAACTGGAACAGTTTCAGGAGAAATACAGTGACCTAATTCCCATGTCACTTTACTTTTCAAGTATGTGTGAAGCAACTGAGAGTATCGGACAGGGTGCAGAGGAGGTTTGGTCAACGCTAGAATTCAACAGTATAAGGAATATCCGTGACAATGACAAGGGGCAAGTCATATTGCTGAACATTTTCACCTCTATTTTTGAGAAAATGGAAGTTTTTGCACAGAACAAAGACTACTACAGTCTGATGCAATTATTAACTTCAGACGAAATCCATCCTACCCTTTGGCATATGGTACAGGAGTTTCATGACATTCAAAGAAAAGCTGTCATTCTCCGGTCCTGCTCCTCAGTGGATTCCAGATTGGGCCATTACGACTTGCGGCTGAACGCATACACCTGGGCATCATCTCCTATGAGGCGTTATCTAGACCTGATCCTACAGAGGCTTTTGCACACCATCCTCTCtaagaatgaaataaaacaaccagATTACACAAAAGTTGAAATCGACGAGTTCTGTCAATCTGGAACAGAAGTAGAAGAGAAGCATGATGCTCAAGTTTTGATGCTGAGGAAGATTCAGCCTCCCTCTTTTAAAACCGTTGTCAGGCTAGCGGTGGTGGACCAGCTAATCCGGGATAAGCACGATTTCACAATATCATTTCCACTACATCCCATGTCAGAGGCTATCGACATCATGTACAGACACCTTAAAGTTGTGTCTCAGCCTAAATACAACGAAGAAAATAATTCCACTACTCTTGTTTGGAAGAGGCGAGTATATTCATTCAAGTCTTCCCAGATTTCATATATATCCAAGCCTATCAAAAATGTGATCCCGGTGTCCGGTAACATGTGGCAGAAGTTGTTATCTGTCACGAAAGAAGAAGACTGGGCCAAGATTGGGCAATGCCTCCGTGACATGAAAGCAGAGGCAAAAAATGAAACCTCAAGCCTTGTGAAGGATGAGACTTCTTCAACAGAGAAGCACCTGAAGGTACTAACCATGGAACTGAAGCTAGGAATGGTTGTTCAAGTGCAAATTGGGACCGAACTCAAGGATGGTTTTAAAGCACCTGTAGTGAAACTGCTCAACATTAATGAAaactttgagatctgtttggagCACTCAAGAAACCCTACTGAGTGCTTTTCCAGAGTAGTATGCAAGGCATCACAGCCCTCGTATGGAAGCTACAAGGAGTACCAAAGCATCTGGAGTCGACTCTGTCAGATAGACACAGCTTACAATGCTCTTGAAGAAAACAACAGTGTCCTAATAGAGGATGTGCCCATTAAATGGATCGGGGACGAAAAGGGTCTTTTTCACATAACGAAGACTCAAAAAAAACTATGGTCTCTACAGTTTGACCTTAGGAATTGCTTTCTATGCATCAGGCTTAGGCATCAGAAAGAAGCGAACTGTAACAAAGGAGCGAAACCATCAAATTGTTCGGAAGATTTGGACCTGCAGGGTCCACTACCTTTCACCTGGGTTGCACATGGAGTAGCCACCAAATCAATGGAGCCgaaggacaaaaacaaagagCAAGCATCAGGCCAAATTAATTTTGAGATCATACAAAGCTCTATGCATGTCATCCCACCTAAGGTTCTTGATAGGAAAACAAGATTCACCATTGAAGTCATTCCCAAAAAAATTCCATACCT ACTAAGGGAACAAGCTGTTGCAAAGTTAGGACAAGCTAACGAACTGTTGAAAAGTGTTGCCACTGGACAACTTGAAGATGTGATTTGCG ATGATGCAGATCAAAAGATCAGCTTGTACACCATGGACAAGAGCCTGAAACTGCCCTCCTTGAATAAAAGCCAACAAAGAGCAGTTGAGGAGGCTCTGAGGAAACCTTTCACAGTGATCCAAGGCCCACCAG GTACAGGGAAAACAGTTGTTGGTATTCACATTGTTTACCAgtttttcaacaaaaacaaagagttTCTATCCACTTCCTCCGATTCGTCATGTGCATCTCAGAAACAGCAAAAAAAGCCTGCTATACTGTACTGTGGACCTTCCAACAAGTCTGTGGACATTGTTGCAG AGCAGTTGTTGAAGCTAAAAGGAGTCCTCAAGCCTCTGAGAATCCACTGCGATCAGATGGAAATGCGCATGTATCCGTATCCAGGCAGCGACCTAAAGCTTTGTCGCAAATCCCTCCGTGATGAAACACCAAAAGAGGAGCTCAG GGATATTACGCTGATGTATCTTGTCCGTAAGCCTGAAAACCCTTTTTCGGAAAAAATTAAAGACtttgaaaaaaacatgacagaggATCAAATAGACAG ctACAGGAAACTGTTGAAAGAAGCTCAACAGCACGAGATTCAGAAGTACGACGTCATTCTGTGCACCTGCTCATCAGCACTGAATCCCAATCTACAGGTGATGGACTTCCGGCAGATTCTCATCGATGAATGTGCCATGGCAACGGAGCCGGAGGCTTTCATTCCTTTAGTTGCCCACAATCCACAGCAG ATTGTGTTGATGGGTGATCACAAACAGACACGACCGATAGTGCAGTGTGCCATTGTTAAAAAGATGGGCATGCAGCAATCTCTGTTTGAACGCTACATGAAATTGGCCTTAATGTTGGACACACAGTACAGAATG CATGAAGAAATTTGCAGGTTTCCGTCAGAGGAGTTTTACAAAGGCCAACTAAAAACAGCAGCTAAACGTGGACCCTGTTGCCTGCTGAACAAGTACAAGCTTCGTACGGCCATCGTGTTTGGCCACGTTGACGGGAAAGAAGAAAGTTTGGTGGTGTCCACAGAACAGGGGAACGAGAACTCAATGAAAAACGCTGAAGAGGCAAAGCAGGCT GTCCGTGTGGCAAATCTTTTGATCAAGCGTTCACGTGTCAACCCTGATCATATTGCGATTCTGACTCCATATAATGCACAGGTGTCTAATATCCGAGAACAACTGCAGAATTGTGACATTGAAAATGTCACCGTTTGCACAATTATGAAAAGTCAAG GGAGCGAGTGGCCGTATGTGATCCTCTCTACTGTCCGTTCCTGCTCTATGACTGACACAGACATGAACAGATCCAGTCAAGCCTGGCTGTGCAAAAGACTCGGATTTATCACTGATGAAAATCTGGTTAATGTGGCCATAACACGTGCACAGGATGGACTTTGCATTCTGG gtaACAGTGACCTCTTAAGATGCAGTGATCTTTGGAAAAAGATCCTGGATCATTATGACAGAGAGGAGTGTGTGGTAAATCCAGCTAGTGATATTCAGGTTCAAAGCGAGTGTGAAGCTGCCGACAGAGACACCGTTAAATCCAGTGCAATTTGA